One segment of Venenivibrio stagnispumantis DNA contains the following:
- a CDS encoding prepilin-type N-terminal cleavage/methylation domain-containing protein, whose protein sequence is MLQTLSNAQRRVGQNKAQGGFTLIELLVVIAIIAILAAIAIPQFNKYRKNAEKAAVESAVRNCITEIEAQYADNVSFDLSQNTGICQKYQGGAVSTISIDISSNSTDKSYNVTATGSQFKVKCIGSPGGSITCE, encoded by the coding sequence ATGTTACAAACATTGTCAAATGCCCAAAGAAGAGTAGGGCAAAACAAAGCTCAAGGTGGTTTTACACTCATTGAGCTACTCGTAGTTATTGCAATTATTGCAATCCTTGCAGCCATTGCAATTCCGCAGTTCAACAAGTATAGAAAGAATGCGGAAAAAGCAGCAGTTGAAAGTGCAGTTAGAAACTGTATCACCGAAATTGAAGCACAATATGCTGATAACGTAAGTTTTGATTTATCCCAAAATACAGGTATCTGTCAAAAATATCAAGGTGGAGCAGTTAGTACTATTAGTATAGATATAAGTAGTAATAGTACTGATAAAAGCTATAACGTAACAGCAACAGGTAGTCAATTTAAAGTTAAATGTATTGGTTCTCCTGGCGGAAGTATAACTTGTGAATAA
- the murA gene encoding UDP-N-acetylglucosamine 1-carboxyvinyltransferase, translating to MITQVEKMQKEVLVIEGKRKLQGILRVSGAKNSALPNMAATILTDKEVILENLPDLLDVKLMKQLLEDIGSHIDCIDNNVCSFRLSSPKSFVANYDIVSKMRASILVLGPMVARFGYAEVALPGGCSIGARPVDLHLKALEMMGAKIELQHGYIKAYAPKGLKGAHIFFEKITVTGTENIMMAAVLAEGQTIIENAALEPEVVDLAKMLKKMGADIQGEGTPRIVINGVKELNGTKHTIIPDRIEAGTFAVLSALSDGKIIIQNYPMEYLEYVNEVFKDIGIYILPVDKDKVIIKREERLKPVDIQTKEYPLFPTDLQAQFMTLLCFADGVSQITENIFENRFMHVSELNRMGADIKIVDRTAIIKGIKELTGADVKATDLRASAAMVIAGLVADGITKIHNIYHLDRGYEHIDTKLKNIGANLWREINE from the coding sequence ATGATAACACAGGTGGAAAAAATGCAAAAAGAAGTTCTTGTAATAGAAGGAAAAAGAAAACTACAAGGTATTTTGAGAGTATCCGGTGCAAAAAATTCAGCCCTTCCTAATATGGCAGCAACAATACTAACAGATAAAGAAGTGATTCTTGAAAATCTTCCGGATTTGTTAGATGTAAAATTAATGAAACAGCTTCTTGAAGATATAGGCTCTCATATAGATTGTATAGATAACAATGTTTGTAGTTTTAGATTATCTTCGCCAAAATCTTTTGTGGCTAATTATGATATAGTTAGTAAAATGAGGGCTTCTATACTTGTGCTTGGCCCTATGGTTGCAAGATTTGGTTATGCAGAGGTAGCCCTTCCCGGTGGATGTTCCATAGGAGCAAGACCGGTAGATTTGCATCTAAAAGCCCTTGAAATGATGGGAGCAAAAATAGAGCTACAACACGGATATATAAAAGCCTATGCACCGAAAGGTCTAAAAGGAGCCCATATATTCTTTGAAAAAATAACAGTAACCGGAACAGAAAATATAATGATGGCAGCAGTCCTTGCAGAAGGACAAACAATTATAGAAAATGCTGCATTGGAACCGGAAGTAGTAGATTTAGCAAAAATGTTAAAAAAGATGGGAGCAGATATACAGGGAGAAGGAACACCGAGAATAGTAATAAACGGCGTAAAAGAGCTAAACGGCACAAAACATACAATAATCCCTGACAGAATAGAAGCCGGAACATTTGCAGTTTTATCAGCATTATCAGATGGAAAGATAATAATACAAAACTATCCTATGGAATATTTAGAATATGTAAATGAAGTATTTAAAGATATAGGTATTTATATTTTACCGGTAGATAAAGATAAAGTGATAATAAAAAGAGAAGAGAGATTAAAACCGGTAGATATACAAACAAAAGAATATCCTCTTTTTCCTACAGATTTACAAGCCCAATTTATGACGCTCTTATGTTTTGCAGATGGTGTATCCCAGATAACAGAAAATATATTTGAAAATAGATTTATGCATGTCTCAGAGCTAAACAGAATGGGAGCAGATATAAAGATAGTAGATAGAACTGCAATAATAAAAGGTATAAAAGAGTTAACCGGAGCAGATGTAAAAGCAACAGATTTAAGAGCAAGTGCTGCAATGGTAATAGCTGGCCTTGTAGCCGATGGAATAACAAAAATCCATAATATCTATCACCTTGACAGAGGCTATGAGCATATAGACACAAAACTAAAAAATATAGGTGCAAACCTCTGGAGAGAGATAAACGAATGA
- the prmC gene encoding peptide chain release factor N(5)-glutamine methyltransferase, giving the protein MKLKELYEKVINKLKEAEIPNPQLEALIIISESLNIPKYKVITEPDLDIINYQEVLKVAEKRAKRYPLAYLINKKEFFGITFYIEEGVLIPRPETEILVEEILKILPTDKEIIGLDIGTGSGVVSLSLLKNRENLRMYATDISEKALKITEKNAKILKLYDRIKIIKSNLFENIDEKFDFIVSNPPYIPEEEYEYLQEEVKKEPKEALISKEGIYFYEEIIKQAKNYLKEDGFLAFEIGYNQAEKVKQILKSYGYEDIKIIKDLQDIERVIIARR; this is encoded by the coding sequence ATGAAATTAAAAGAGCTTTATGAAAAAGTTATAAATAAATTAAAAGAAGCAGAAATTCCAAATCCACAGCTTGAAGCATTAATAATAATATCAGAAAGTTTAAATATACCAAAATATAAAGTAATAACCGAGCCGGATTTAGATATAATAAATTATCAAGAAGTGTTAAAAGTAGCAGAAAAAAGGGCAAAGAGATATCCTCTTGCTTATCTTATTAATAAAAAAGAGTTTTTCGGGATAACATTTTATATAGAGGAAGGAGTATTAATACCAAGACCGGAAACAGAGATTTTGGTAGAAGAGATTTTAAAAATACTGCCTACGGATAAAGAGATAATAGGTTTGGATATAGGAACCGGTAGCGGGGTAGTATCATTATCACTCTTAAAAAATAGAGAAAATCTACGAATGTATGCAACGGATATATCTGAAAAAGCATTAAAAATAACGGAAAAAAATGCTAAAATATTAAAGCTTTATGATAGAATAAAAATAATAAAATCCAATCTTTTTGAAAATATAGATGAAAAATTTGATTTTATAGTATCTAATCCGCCATATATACCGGAAGAAGAATATGAATATCTTCAAGAAGAAGTAAAAAAAGAACCAAAAGAAGCATTAATTTCTAAAGAAGGAATTTATTTTTACGAAGAAATAATAAAGCAAGCAAAAAATTATTTAAAAGAAGATGGATTTTTAGCTTTTGAGATAGGATACAATCAAGCAGAAAAAGTAAAACAGATTTTAAAATCTTATGGATATGAAGATATAAAGATAATAAAAGATTTGCAAGATATAGAAAGGGTAATAATTGCAAGGAGATGA
- a CDS encoding class I SAM-dependent rRNA methyltransferase: MKKIILKKAGIEKIKALNPWIYNQEIKEISKSVKDGDIVKAYSPNGKFLAIGYINTKSKITFRVLSFEDINIDKDFFYKNIEEAYQKRLKRIKNSNAFRIIHSEADNIPGLIVDYYNGYLSVAFNTLGIEQFRDIIIKALIDIISPKGIYEKSDEKAREKEGLQTEEKVIYGEVPKDIYIEENNIKFRINLKSGQKTGFFLDQRKNRKIVSEYIEKDFKVLDLFSNVGGFSLYAKSKGASLIKAVDISEEAIKQIDINAKLNNTQIQAIKADAFDFLREERKNKNIYNMIIIDPPAFAKSKNQKEGALRGFKDLILNSLKILQQNGYIAVFSCSHHIDLEDLKNTALSASVDTKTRIEILEHLFQDIDHPFILNIPNSLYLKGLLIQKL; this comes from the coding sequence TTGAAAAAAATAATCTTAAAAAAAGCCGGTATAGAAAAGATAAAAGCATTAAACCCCTGGATATATAACCAAGAGATAAAAGAGATATCAAAATCCGTAAAAGATGGAGATATTGTAAAAGCATATTCGCCAAACGGAAAATTTCTTGCAATTGGATATATCAACACAAAAAGCAAAATAACTTTTAGAGTTTTATCTTTTGAAGATATAAATATAGATAAAGATTTTTTTTATAAAAATATAGAAGAAGCATATCAAAAAAGATTAAAAAGAATAAAAAATAGCAATGCGTTTAGAATTATCCATTCGGAAGCAGATAATATACCCGGATTAATTGTTGATTATTATAATGGCTATTTATCGGTAGCATTCAATACCCTTGGAATAGAGCAGTTTAGGGATATTATAATAAAAGCATTGATAGATATAATCTCACCAAAAGGTATCTATGAAAAATCAGATGAAAAAGCAAGGGAAAAAGAAGGCTTACAAACAGAGGAAAAAGTTATATATGGAGAAGTTCCGAAGGATATATATATAGAAGAAAATAATATAAAATTTAGGATAAATCTAAAATCAGGACAAAAAACCGGATTTTTTTTAGACCAAAGAAAGAACAGAAAAATAGTATCTGAATATATAGAAAAAGATTTTAAAGTTCTTGATTTATTTTCTAATGTAGGTGGATTTAGTTTATATGCAAAATCAAAAGGAGCATCCCTGATAAAAGCAGTAGATATATCAGAAGAAGCAATAAAACAGATAGATATAAATGCAAAATTAAATAATACCCAAATTCAAGCAATAAAAGCAGATGCTTTTGATTTTTTAAGAGAAGAAAGAAAAAACAAAAATATCTATAATATGATAATCATTGACCCACCGGCATTTGCAAAATCAAAAAATCAAAAAGAAGGAGCATTAAGAGGATTTAAAGATTTAATACTAAATTCTTTAAAAATACTACAGCAAAATGGTTATATAGCAGTTTTTTCCTGCTCCCATCATATAGATTTAGAAGATTTAAAAAATACAGCCTTATCTGCATCGGTAGATACAAAAACAAGGATAGAGATTTTAGAACATCTATTTCAAGATATAGACCATCCTTTTATATTAAATATACCAAACTCTTTATATTTAAAAGGCTTACTTATACAAAAATTATGA
- the guaA gene encoding glutamine-hydrolyzing GMP synthase encodes MSHQGIVILDFGSQYTQLIARRIRELHIYSEILPFNASVEEIKSHNPKGIILSGGPASVYEKDAPFPDKRIFDLGLPILGICYGLQLITHIFGGEVVKSDKHEYGKAEIDILDHEDLFYDLPNHMHVWMSHADKVIKLPEGFEVIARTFNAPYAAIRNKEKKIWGVQFHPEVSHTYLGKEILKNFAVRICRCSQDWTMGNFLMEKQVEIKNLVGNKKAICALSGGVDSSVAAVLVHNAIGDNLTCIFVDNGLLRKGEREQVEKTFRDNFHIPLIVVDAKDRFLNALKGVTDPEQKRKIIGNLFIEVFEEEAKKIKDVEFLVQGTLYPDVIESVSVKGPSAVIKTHHNVGGLPERMNLKLIEPLRELFKDEVRELGKELGLPEEIIYRQPFPGPGLAIRIIGEVNENDLNILREADAIVVEEIKKAGLYRDLWQSFAVLLPVFTVGVMGDYRTYEKVIAVRAVESTDGMTADWARLPYDVLDIISRRIINEVKGVNRVVYDISSKPPATIEWE; translated from the coding sequence TTGAGTCATCAAGGGATAGTTATTTTAGATTTTGGTTCTCAATATACACAGCTTATAGCAAGAAGAATTAGAGAATTACATATATATAGTGAAATACTGCCGTTTAATGCTTCAGTTGAAGAGATAAAATCCCACAATCCAAAAGGAATAATATTATCCGGTGGTCCTGCTTCTGTTTATGAAAAAGATGCACCTTTTCCGGATAAAAGAATTTTTGACCTTGGGCTTCCGATACTTGGAATATGTTATGGATTACAGCTTATAACCCATATTTTTGGTGGAGAAGTTGTAAAATCGGATAAACATGAGTATGGAAAAGCAGAGATAGATATTTTAGACCACGAAGATTTATTCTATGATTTACCAAATCATATGCATGTATGGATGAGCCACGCAGATAAGGTTATAAAACTACCGGAAGGTTTTGAGGTAATTGCAAGAACATTTAATGCACCTTATGCTGCAATAAGAAATAAAGAAAAGAAAATATGGGGTGTCCAGTTTCATCCGGAAGTATCCCATACTTATCTTGGAAAAGAAATTCTTAAAAATTTTGCCGTAAGGATATGTAGATGTTCTCAAGATTGGACAATGGGCAATTTCTTAATGGAAAAGCAGGTTGAGATAAAAAATTTAGTTGGCAATAAAAAAGCTATATGTGCTTTATCCGGTGGGGTTGATTCTTCAGTAGCAGCAGTTTTAGTGCATAATGCTATAGGAGATAATCTTACCTGTATATTTGTAGATAACGGATTACTTAGAAAAGGAGAAAGGGAGCAGGTAGAAAAAACATTCAGAGATAATTTTCATATTCCTCTTATTGTAGTAGATGCAAAGGATAGATTTTTAAATGCTTTAAAAGGAGTAACAGACCCAGAGCAAAAAAGAAAAATAATAGGAAATCTATTTATAGAGGTATTTGAAGAAGAAGCTAAAAAAATAAAAGATGTTGAGTTCTTAGTTCAGGGAACACTTTATCCGGATGTTATAGAAAGTGTATCTGTAAAAGGACCTTCTGCTGTAATAAAAACCCATCATAATGTAGGCGGATTACCTGAAAGAATGAATTTAAAGCTAATAGAACCACTTAGAGAGTTATTTAAAGATGAAGTGAGGGAGCTTGGTAAAGAGCTTGGATTACCGGAAGAAATAATTTACAGACAGCCATTCCCGGGACCCGGTCTTGCAATCAGAATAATAGGAGAAGTTAATGAAAATGATTTAAATATATTAAGAGAAGCCGATGCAATCGTTGTTGAAGAGATTAAAAAAGCCGGTTTATATAGAGATTTATGGCAATCTTTTGCAGTATTACTTCCTGTATTTACAGTAGGAGTAATGGGAGATTACAGAACTTATGAAAAAGTTATTGCAGTTAGAGCAGTAGAAAGCACAGATGGAATGACAGCAGATTGGGCAAGGCTTCCTTATGATGTTTTAGATATAATAAGCAGAAGAATTATAAATGAGGTGAAAGGCGTAAATAGGGTAGTTTATGATATATCTTCAAAACCACCGGCTACTATTGAGTGGGAGTAA
- the tuf gene encoding elongation factor Tu, producing the protein MAKEKFVRGKEHLNVGTIGHVDHGKTTLTAAITYVLSKKGLAKFVGYGDIDKAPEERERGITINITHVEYETEKRHYAHVDCPGHADYIKNMITGAAQMDGAILVVSAADGPMPQTREHVLLARQVNVPYIVVFLNKCDMVDDPELLDLVELEVRELLNKYEFPGDEVPVIRGSALGALNDDPKWVASIEELLKAMDEYIPTPPRETDKPFLMAVEDVFTITGRGTVVTGRVERGVLKVGDEVEIVGLSDEKKKTVVTGIEMFRKILDEAVAGDNIGVLLRGITKDEVERGQVLAKPGTITPHKKFKAQVYVLSKEEGGRHTPFFLGYRPQFYMRTADITGTVVGLPEGQEMVMPGDNVELTIELMVPVAMEEQMRFAIREGGRTVGAGVVTQIIE; encoded by the coding sequence ATGGCAAAGGAAAAATTTGTAAGAGGAAAAGAACATTTAAACGTAGGAACAATAGGACACGTTGACCATGGTAAAACAACATTAACCGCTGCTATCACTTATGTTTTATCTAAAAAAGGTCTCGCTAAATTCGTTGGATACGGAGATATTGATAAAGCTCCTGAAGAAAGAGAAAGAGGTATTACTATTAACATAACCCACGTTGAGTATGAAACTGAAAAAAGACATTATGCCCACGTTGATTGCCCTGGACACGCTGACTATATTAAAAATATGATTACCGGTGCTGCTCAAATGGATGGTGCTATCCTCGTTGTTTCTGCTGCTGATGGCCCTATGCCTCAAACTAGAGAACACGTTCTTCTTGCCAGACAGGTTAATGTTCCTTATATCGTTGTTTTCTTAAATAAATGTGATATGGTTGATGACCCTGAATTGTTAGACCTCGTTGAACTTGAAGTTAGAGAGTTATTAAATAAATATGAATTCCCTGGAGATGAAGTTCCTGTTATTAGAGGTTCAGCACTTGGTGCTTTAAATGATGACCCTAAATGGGTTGCTTCTATTGAAGAGTTATTAAAAGCTATGGATGAATATATCCCAACTCCTCCAAGAGAAACTGATAAACCTTTCCTTATGGCTGTTGAAGACGTATTTACTATTACAGGAAGAGGTACAGTTGTAACAGGAAGAGTTGAAAGAGGTGTTTTAAAAGTTGGTGATGAGGTAGAGATAGTAGGACTTTCTGATGAGAAAAAGAAAACTGTAGTAACCGGAATAGAGATGTTTAGAAAAATATTGGATGAAGCAGTAGCTGGAGATAACATAGGGGTATTATTAAGAGGTATAACAAAGGATGAAGTAGAAAGAGGACAGGTATTGGCAAAACCTGGAACAATAACTCCACATAAGAAATTCAAAGCACAGGTATATGTGCTTAGCAAAGAGGAAGGTGGAAGACATACACCATTCTTCTTAGGATACAGACCACAATTTTATATGAGAACAGCAGATATAACAGGGACAGTAGTAGGATTACCGGAAGGACAAGAGATGGTAATGCCTGGAGATAATGTAGAATTAACAATAGAGTTAATGGTGCCTGTAGCTATGGAAGAGCAGATGAGATTTGCTATTAGAGAAGGTGGTAGAACTGTTGGTGCAGGTGTTGTTACACAAATTATTGAGTAA
- the rpmG gene encoding 50S ribosomal protein L33 produces the protein MREIITLACTECKRKNYTTTKNKRKHPERLELKKYCKFCKKHTLHREIK, from the coding sequence ATGAGAGAAATAATAACCTTAGCATGTACAGAATGTAAAAGGAAAAATTACACAACAACAAAAAATAAAAGAAAACATCCGGAAAGATTAGAGTTAAAAAAATATTGTAAATTTTGTAAAAAACATACTCTACACAGAGAGATTAAGTAA
- the secE gene encoding preprotein translocase subunit SecE — MSIKEGINFLIEVKEELKKVTWPSKELVKNATIAVIVFTLLVSLYLWGLDIIFSKIITFLLER; from the coding sequence ATGTCTATAAAAGAAGGTATTAACTTTTTAATAGAAGTTAAAGAAGAGCTAAAAAAAGTTACATGGCCATCTAAGGAGCTTGTAAAAAATGCTACGATAGCAGTGATTGTTTTTACCTTACTTGTTTCTCTTTATCTTTGGGGATTAGATATAATTTTTTCAAAAATAATAACATTTTTATTAGAGAGGTAA
- the nusG gene encoding transcription termination/antitermination protein NusG, translated as MPEEKDEKKWYALYTQSNLEIRAKENLLKMLELNNLSDLVDEVLVPAEEKVVIKALGKERYRLSLKGANREIPVQGKKGETIFVLEDGTVRVKESVPGDEACVAHSPISKPGQKISCKENRTEAKIILENKVFPGYLLIKAKLTDELIDLVRKTPYVIGFVSAGGIPVPLEEKDVMKVLGQIQKGAPKTKKLLFVKGDNVRVIEGPFMNFTGVVDEVIPDKEKLVVLINIFGRATPVELDFSQVEKI; from the coding sequence ATGCCTGAAGAAAAAGATGAGAAAAAGTGGTATGCTCTCTATACCCAATCTAACTTAGAAATAAGAGCAAAAGAAAATTTATTAAAGATGCTTGAATTAAATAACCTTTCTGATTTAGTTGATGAGGTTTTGGTTCCGGCAGAAGAAAAAGTTGTTATAAAAGCTCTTGGAAAAGAAAGATATAGATTATCTTTAAAAGGTGCAAATAGAGAAATACCTGTTCAAGGTAAAAAAGGAGAAACAATATTTGTTTTAGAAGATGGAACTGTAAGGGTAAAAGAAAGCGTACCTGGAGATGAGGCATGTGTAGCCCATAGCCCAATCTCAAAGCCTGGACAAAAAATCAGTTGTAAAGAAAACAGAACGGAAGCTAAAATTATTTTAGAAAATAAAGTTTTCCCGGGATATCTTTTAATAAAAGCTAAATTAACAGATGAGTTGATAGATTTAGTAAGAAAAACTCCTTATGTTATTGGTTTTGTCAGTGCTGGTGGAATACCTGTTCCTCTTGAAGAAAAAGATGTTATGAAAGTTCTCGGACAGATACAAAAAGGTGCTCCAAAAACAAAAAAATTATTATTTGTAAAAGGTGATAATGTAAGAGTTATAGAAGGTCCATTTATGAACTTTACAGGTGTAGTTGATGAAGTAATCCCTGATAAAGAAAAATTAGTTGTTTTAATAAATATTTTCGGAAGAGCAACACCGGTTGAACTTGATTTCTCCCAAGTAGAGAAAATTTAG
- the rplK gene encoding 50S ribosomal protein L11, translated as MAKKVTGTVELLIPAQQASPSPPVGPALGQRGVNIMEFVKSFNAATANMKPGTLVPVIITVYSDRSFTFVLKTPPASYLLKEAAGIKTAASDPKRQKVGKITVNQLREIAEMKLKDLNTEDIEAAMRIIAGTARSMGIEIEGYKG; from the coding sequence ATGGCAAAGAAAGTAACAGGAACAGTTGAGCTACTTATTCCGGCTCAACAAGCATCACCATCTCCACCAGTTGGTCCTGCACTTGGACAACGTGGTGTAAATATTATGGAGTTTGTTAAAAGTTTCAATGCCGCTACGGCAAATATGAAACCGGGAACATTAGTTCCGGTTATCATCACTGTTTATTCAGATAGGTCTTTTACTTTTGTCCTCAAAACTCCACCGGCATCTTATCTTCTAAAAGAAGCGGCAGGTATCAAAACAGCTGCATCTGACCCTAAAAGACAAAAAGTCGGCAAAATAACTGTAAATCAGCTTAGAGAAATCGCAGAAATGAAACTAAAAGACCTGAACACAGAAGATATTGAAGCTGCAATGAGAATTATTGCCGGTACTGCAAGAAGTATGGGAATAGAAATTGAAGGATATAAGGGGTAA
- the rplA gene encoding 50S ribosomal protein L1 gives MAKRGKKYLKALELIDKNKAYSLPEAIETLKQVENVLQRKFDETVELIFRLNVDPKYADQMVRGSVVLPHGLGKELKVLVLTQGEKIKEAEEASADYVGGEELIDKIANENWIDFDVVIATPDMMPKVAKLGKILGPRGLMPNPKVGTVTTDIKRAVTEAKKGRVEFKVDKTGNLHVPIGKISFDTNKLVENALAVVDAVIKAKPTGIKGNYIKNAVIKTTMSPAVKLDVAQLQKSLEAKVA, from the coding sequence ATGGCAAAAAGAGGAAAAAAATATTTAAAAGCTTTGGAATTGATTGATAAAAATAAAGCATATTCTTTGCCAGAAGCAATAGAAACATTAAAACAGGTAGAAAATGTTTTACAAAGAAAATTTGATGAAACAGTAGAGCTTATATTTAGACTTAATGTTGACCCTAAGTATGCAGACCAGATGGTAAGAGGCTCTGTTGTTTTACCTCATGGGCTTGGAAAAGAGTTAAAAGTGCTTGTTTTAACACAAGGTGAAAAAATTAAAGAAGCGGAAGAAGCCAGTGCAGATTATGTAGGTGGAGAAGAACTAATAGACAAAATAGCCAATGAAAACTGGATTGATTTTGATGTTGTTATTGCTACACCTGATATGATGCCAAAAGTAGCAAAGCTTGGTAAAATACTTGGGCCAAGAGGATTAATGCCAAATCCAAAAGTAGGAACTGTAACAACAGATATAAAAAGAGCTGTAACGGAAGCTAAAAAAGGTAGAGTAGAATTTAAAGTTGATAAAACAGGAAATCTACATGTTCCAATTGGAAAAATATCATTTGATACAAATAAACTTGTAGAAAACGCTCTTGCTGTAGTTGATGCTGTAATTAAAGCAAAACCTACCGGTATAAAAGGAAATTATATTAAAAATGCTGTAATCAAAACAACAATGAGTCCGGCTGTAAAACTTGATGTTGCTCAGCTTCAAAAATCTTTAGAAGCTAAGGTAGCTTAA
- the rplJ gene encoding 50S ribosomal protein L10: protein MAVLERKSIQKKKEIVQELKEKIEKAPIVILLDFKKIDANSVADFRKALKKENAEMKVVKNTLLYRACNGTPLYDKIDIFKEQTAVIFGYGDIVAPAKLLKEFLKGKEEAKIKAGLVEGAFATAKDIEAVASLPSKEQLIAQLLAVMQAPITNFVRVLNALPQKTVMVLNAIKEQKEKQG, encoded by the coding sequence ATGGCTGTTTTAGAAAGAAAATCAATACAAAAGAAGAAAGAGATAGTTCAAGAGCTAAAAGAAAAAATAGAAAAAGCTCCTATCGTGATACTCCTTGATTTTAAAAAGATAGATGCAAACTCGGTTGCAGATTTCAGAAAAGCCTTAAAAAAAGAAAATGCAGAGATGAAAGTTGTAAAAAATACACTTTTATATAGGGCTTGCAATGGGACACCACTTTATGATAAAATAGATATCTTCAAAGAGCAAACTGCTGTTATATTTGGTTATGGAGATATAGTAGCACCTGCTAAATTATTAAAAGAGTTTTTAAAAGGAAAAGAAGAAGCTAAAATTAAAGCAGGTCTTGTAGAAGGTGCATTTGCTACTGCTAAGGATATAGAAGCTGTTGCATCTTTACCAAGCAAAGAACAGCTTATTGCTCAGCTTCTTGCAGTTATGCAGGCACCTATTACAAACTTTGTGCGTGTGCTTAATGCACTGCCGCAAAAAACTGTTATGGTTTTAAATGCTATAAAAGAGCAAAAAGAGAAACAAGGTTAA
- the rplL gene encoding 50S ribosomal protein L7/L12, protein MATISREEIKEAIKSMTVLELSQLVKELEEEFGVSAAAMVAAAPAAVGGAAAPAAEEKTEFDVILTNPGANKINVIKVVREITGLGLKEAKDLVDGAPKPIKEGVSKDEANQIKAKLEEAGATVEIK, encoded by the coding sequence ATGGCAACAATTTCAAGAGAAGAAATCAAGGAAGCTATCAAGTCTATGACTGTATTAGAACTCTCTCAACTTGTAAAAGAGTTAGAAGAAGAGTTTGGAGTTTCTGCTGCTGCTATGGTAGCTGCTGCTCCTGCTGCTGTTGGTGGTGCTGCTGCTCCTGCTGCAGAAGAAAAAACAGAGTTTGATGTAATACTCACAAATCCTGGAGCTAACAAAATTAATGTAATTAAAGTTGTTAGAGAAATTACAGGACTTGGATTAAAAGAAGCTAAAGATTTAGTAGATGGAGCACCAAAACCAATTAAAGAAGGCGTTTCTAAGGATGAAGCTAACCAAATCAAAGCTAAATTAGAAGAAGCTGGTGCTACTGTCGAAATTAAGTAA